The proteins below are encoded in one region of Macrococcus armenti:
- the mnmE gene encoding tRNA uridine-5-carboxymethylaminomethyl(34) synthesis GTPase MnmE codes for MELDTIASISTPMGEGAIAIVRLSGNEAVEIADKLYKGKHRLSEVASHTINYGHIIDPSTDETIEEVMVAIMRTPRTYTREDIVEINCHGGIMTVNRVLELALTNGARLAEPGEFTKRAFLNGRIDLSQAEATMDFIRSKTDRASRVAMQQIEGRLSVLIKGLRQSILQILAQVEVNIDYPEYDDVEEATSSFLMSEAQKIETSISNLLNTANQGKILREGLSTVIVGKPNVGKSSMLNNLIQDNKAIVTEIAGTTRDVLEEYVNVRGVPLRLVDTAGIRETEDIVEKIGVERSREALKKADLILYVLNNNEVLTEEDYQLAEIIKNEDVIVIINKTDLETKLDLEEVKTMVGDAPIVRTSMLSQQGIEELEEQIRTLFFAGEVSNQDMTYVSNARHISLLKHAQTSIQDAINAAQIGVPIDMIQIDLIKTWELLGEVIGESVDDGLIDQLFSQFCLGK; via the coding sequence ATGGAACTGGATACTATTGCAAGTATATCAACCCCGATGGGTGAAGGTGCAATCGCTATCGTTCGCTTATCAGGAAATGAAGCGGTGGAGATTGCGGATAAATTATATAAAGGTAAGCATCGATTAAGTGAAGTTGCATCTCATACAATAAATTATGGACATATTATCGATCCTTCAACTGATGAAACTATTGAAGAAGTAATGGTTGCAATTATGCGTACGCCGAGAACATATACGCGTGAAGATATCGTAGAGATTAACTGCCACGGTGGAATTATGACTGTGAACCGTGTCCTCGAACTTGCACTTACAAATGGAGCAAGATTAGCTGAGCCGGGTGAATTTACAAAGCGTGCGTTTTTAAATGGACGTATTGACTTATCTCAGGCGGAAGCAACGATGGATTTTATACGATCAAAAACAGATCGTGCAAGTCGTGTTGCGATGCAGCAGATTGAAGGGCGTTTAAGTGTGTTAATTAAAGGATTGCGCCAATCTATTCTTCAAATATTAGCACAAGTGGAAGTAAATATTGATTACCCTGAATACGACGATGTAGAGGAAGCTACAAGTAGTTTCTTAATGTCAGAAGCACAAAAAATCGAAACAAGTATTTCAAATTTATTAAATACGGCTAACCAAGGTAAAATTTTACGTGAAGGTTTATCTACTGTAATTGTCGGTAAACCGAATGTGGGAAAAAGTTCGATGTTGAACAACCTGATTCAGGATAATAAAGCGATTGTAACTGAAATTGCCGGAACAACACGTGATGTACTAGAGGAATATGTGAATGTACGTGGTGTTCCATTAAGACTCGTTGACACAGCAGGGATTCGTGAGACGGAAGATATCGTTGAGAAAATAGGTGTAGAACGTAGTCGTGAAGCGTTGAAGAAAGCAGATTTAATTTTATATGTGTTAAACAATAATGAAGTACTGACTGAAGAAGATTATCAACTTGCAGAAATAATAAAAAATGAAGATGTCATTGTAATTATCAACAAAACGGATTTAGAAACGAAACTGGATTTAGAAGAAGTGAAGACGATGGTAGGAGATGCACCAATCGTTAGAACATCAATGTTATCGCAACAAGGAATTGAAGAGCTTGAAGAACAGATAAGAACACTGTTCTTCGCTGGAGAAGTATCAAATCAAGATATGACATATGTATCTAATGCGAGACATATTAGTTTACTAAAACATGCACAAACTTCTATACAGGATGCAATTAATGCAGCACAAATAGGAGTTCCAATCGATATGATTCAAATCGATTTAATCAAAACATGGGAATTACTCGGAGAAGTTATTGGAGAATCAGTTGACGATGGATTAATTGATCAACTCTTTAGTCAGTTCTGTCTTGGGAAATAA